One stretch of Helicobacter jaachi DNA includes these proteins:
- the fliW gene encoding flagellar assembly protein FliW, giving the protein MIFEVKSPILGFEQVTKMKLEKVDDLFMKLYNVDDEVPHFTLVNPFLLREYEFDVPSSIKILLDLDNAKNLLIANIMVIQKPIENSTINFLAPLIFNFDNHTMAQVVLDSTQYPMYSLSESIGTYYNKEEAQKGEQAAPVRDNSAQ; this is encoded by the coding sequence ATGATTTTTGAAGTCAAGTCGCCGATTTTAGGATTTGAGCAGGTCACAAAAATGAAGCTTGAAAAAGTTGATGATTTGTTTATGAAACTTTATAATGTCGATGATGAAGTGCCGCATTTCACGCTTGTAAATCCATTTTTGTTGCGAGAATATGAATTTGATGTCCCCTCGAGCATTAAAATCCTGCTTGATTTAGATAATGCCAAAAACCTGCTCATTGCCAATATTATGGTTATCCAAAAGCCTATTGAAAATTCTACCATTAACTTTCTTGCTCCACTTATTTTTAACTTTGATAATCACACCATGGCGCAAGTAGTGCTTGATAGCACGCAATATCCTATGTATAGCCTAAGTGAATCCATTGGCACATATTATAACAAAGAAGAAGCCCAAAAAGGCGAGCAAGCCGCGCCGGTTAGAGATAATTCAGCCCAATGA
- a CDS encoding outer membrane protein assembly factor BamD yields MRIRALVCLLFAFFMFFGCAKKEVEYNKPAAYWYESIIKEINFGNLEGADGYFSSLQSEHINSPLVPEAMFILGQAHMEKDEYILAAFYFDEYLKRYSSLANQDYVRFLKILTNFYGFKNYSKDQEFIAQSIADTQSFLQAYPKSRYKPYVEYIYLKFQLGQIELNRSIANVYKRQGKIAAQEEYLSRIDGDLYDNLKPRPSHIPWYVRIFNW; encoded by the coding sequence ATGAGAATTCGCGCATTAGTGTGTCTTTTATTTGCATTTTTTATGTTTTTTGGCTGTGCAAAAAAGGAGGTAGAATACAATAAACCCGCTGCTTATTGGTATGAGTCTATTATCAAAGAGATTAATTTTGGTAATTTAGAGGGCGCTGATGGATATTTTTCATCGCTGCAAAGTGAGCATATTAACTCCCCGCTTGTGCCAGAGGCGATGTTTATCTTAGGGCAGGCGCATATGGAGAAAGATGAATATATTTTGGCAGCCTTTTATTTTGATGAATATTTAAAGCGTTATTCTTCACTTGCTAATCAAGATTATGTGCGTTTTTTAAAGATTTTAACAAATTTTTATGGGTTTAAAAATTATAGCAAAGACCAAGAGTTTATCGCCCAAAGCATAGCAGATACACAATCTTTTTTGCAGGCTTATCCTAAAAGCCGCTATAAGCCTTATGTAGAGTATATTTATCTCAAATTCCAATTAGGGCAAATCGAGCTTAATCGCTCCATTGCCAATGTGTATAAGCGTCAAGGCAAAATTGCAGCGCAAGAGGAGTATTTAAGCCGCATCGATGGGGATTTGTATGATAATCTTAAACCTAGACCTTCGCACATTCCGTGGTATGTGAGAATCTTTAATTGGTAG
- a CDS encoding capsular biosynthesis protein produces the protein MCEICVICDHDITKKPRSSRMLKLLDMLRHKHRAKMHLNVISKACEQGDFKALHIQAHLLNFPSDKSSKQRTKAENEMIIKYCEIGDFKPLIFTQNRQILPTLLDSLNPQDVLIVEDITLLPFAVSYKNTHTSCKILIDLREFYPLEYENDTEWLRSFGRFFSHLCQTYLPYVDLAISVSEGLCERYRSEFHIICDIFYSLPPFFDITPKILQDTKEIKILYHGFISPDRSSMELLELAELLCGTHYRLYIMALSNQRGFLEEFCKRADSIPTLTMLAPVRLPDIIPTSAQYDIGLIPFKPTTFNLAHCMPNKLFEYIQSRLAILTTPLQDVSAFVQSHKCGVITQGFEVQDIAQSLLNLSIEDINIYKMQAQKAAQKWHLEANLSILENLLCNKLGISIE, from the coding sequence ATGTGCGAGATTTGCGTGATTTGTGACCATGATATTACTAAAAAACCCCGTTCAAGTCGTATGCTAAAGCTCCTAGATATGCTACGCCACAAGCATAGAGCGAAGATGCACCTTAATGTCATCTCCAAAGCCTGCGAGCAAGGCGATTTTAAAGCCCTCCATATACAAGCCCATTTGTTAAATTTCCCTAGTGATAAATCAAGCAAGCAGCGCACAAAAGCAGAAAATGAAATGATTATAAAATATTGCGAAATAGGTGATTTTAAGCCACTTATTTTTACCCAAAATCGCCAAATCCTGCCTACATTGCTTGATAGTCTAAATCCCCAAGATGTGCTGATTGTAGAGGATATTACACTTTTGCCCTTTGCAGTATCGTATAAAAATACGCATACATCTTGTAAGATTTTAATTGATTTGCGCGAATTTTATCCGCTTGAATATGAGAATGATACAGAGTGGCTGCGCTCTTTTGGGCGATTTTTTAGCCATTTGTGCCAGACATATTTGCCCTATGTAGATTTAGCCATAAGTGTGAGTGAAGGGCTGTGCGAGCGATATAGGAGCGAATTTCACATTATATGTGATATTTTCTACTCCCTGCCGCCTTTTTTTGACATAACACCCAAAATCCTCCAAGATACAAAGGAGATTAAAATTTTATATCATGGCTTTATAAGTCCAGATAGAAGCAGTATGGAGCTTTTAGAGCTAGCAGAGCTGCTGTGCGGGACGCATTATAGGCTTTACATAATGGCTCTTAGCAATCAAAGGGGCTTTTTGGAGGAGTTTTGCAAAAGGGCAGATTCTATCCCCACGCTCACCATGCTAGCGCCTGTAAGGCTGCCAGATATTATCCCAACTAGCGCGCAGTATGATATAGGGCTTATTCCCTTTAAGCCTACGACCTTTAATCTTGCTCATTGTATGCCAAATAAACTCTTTGAGTATATTCAATCAAGGCTTGCTATACTCACTACCCCACTGCAAGATGTAAGTGCATTTGTGCAAAGCCACAAATGTGGGGTAATTACTCAAGGCTTTGAGGTGCAAGATATAGCGCAATCTTTGCTTAATTTATCCATAGAAGATATTAATATATATAAAATGCAAGCGCAAAAAGCCGCGCAAAAATGGCATTTGGAGGCAAATTTAAGTATATTAGAGAATCTGCTTTGCAATAAATTGGGCATTAGCATAGAGTGA
- the cmoB gene encoding tRNA 5-methoxyuridine(34)/uridine 5-oxyacetic acid(34) synthase CmoB → MSDFFKYAREKSARIQGAKHIARFYEQLALLPRIPATFYAKDGIHIQALAADMVATHHDMLYDMAIQLKPWRKGPFFLFDIHIDSEWQSFMKWQLLAPHCNLKGKHIADVGCNNGYYMFEMLSHEPDSIIGFDPSGLFKAQFDFVNHFINAPINFELLGVEDLLAYTQAHKHKFDVIFCLGVLYHRLEPISTLKILSQSLQSGGEVILDTLIYQSEEEICLSPAKSYAKMSNVYFIPSISALKGWCERAKFSHFEILALSPTTTKEQRASKWVDSQSLAAFLNESQTLTIEGYQAPIRGYFKLRKD, encoded by the coding sequence ATGAGCGACTTTTTTAAATACGCAAGAGAGAAATCTGCGCGCATTCAAGGGGCTAAACATATTGCTAGATTCTATGAGCAGCTAGCCCTTTTGCCGCGCATTCCTGCGACTTTTTATGCCAAAGATGGAATCCACATTCAAGCACTTGCAGCAGATATGGTAGCAACACACCATGACATGCTTTATGATATGGCTATACAGCTAAAACCATGGCGCAAGGGACCATTTTTTTTATTTGATATACACATTGATAGCGAGTGGCAGAGCTTTATGAAATGGCAGCTGCTCGCTCCGCATTGTAATCTTAAAGGCAAGCATATAGCAGATGTAGGCTGCAATAATGGCTATTATATGTTTGAAATGCTCTCCCACGAGCCAGATTCTATAATAGGCTTTGACCCAAGCGGGCTGTTCAAGGCGCAATTTGATTTTGTTAATCACTTTATAAACGCGCCTATTAACTTTGAGCTACTAGGTGTAGAGGATTTATTAGCCTACACGCAAGCGCATAAGCACAAATTTGATGTGATATTTTGTTTGGGTGTGCTGTATCATCGTCTTGAGCCTATAAGCACGCTAAAGATTTTGTCGCAGTCTTTGCAAAGCGGGGGAGAAGTGATTTTAGACACACTTATTTATCAAAGTGAAGAGGAAATTTGCCTAAGCCCTGCTAAAAGCTATGCTAAAATGTCAAATGTCTATTTTATCCCTAGCATTAGTGCGCTTAAAGGTTGGTGCGAGCGGGCAAAGTTTAGCCATTTTGAAATCCTAGCCCTAAGCCCCACCACCACTAAAGAGCAGCGCGCGAGCAAATGGGTAGATTCTCAAAGTTTGGCTGCATTTTTAAATGAGAGCCAAACCCTCACTATAGAGGGCTATCAAGCACCTATACGAGGATACTTTAAATTGAGAAAAGATTGA
- the lon gene encoding endopeptidase La, which translates to MNLNDNFPMTIPLLVEDELFIYPFMIAPLFINDDSNIKAADKAIKGNSLVFISSTRSDNAQAFYNVGVIGSIMRKVALPDGRVKLLFKGLYRGKILKLIQSPKEPLQVEVDMIRYKEYDANKMNALLQVLREKVRHLANLDGHFPPDLLKSIEENHEPNRIVDLIASAMRLSKEQAYELFAKDDVEERVLGLIEYIIEETQAQKLQKEIKNKVHNKMEQVNKEYFLKEQLKQIQKELGTDNVRDEEMEQYQEKLNALKPYMSENAYKEVHKQIKRLSRMHQDSGDANILQNYIEWVLEIPFDKYAKEKLSIQKVAKQLDLDHYSLQKPKERIIEYFAVRELIAKRADSINERHTESKAQFVIESRKRADKKHIESKDISKYEKGTILCFYGPPGVGKTSLANSIAKAIKRQLVRIALGGLEDVNELRGHRRTYIGAMPGRIVQGLIEAKEMNPVIVLDEVDKVGRSYRGDPTSVLLEILDPEQNHAFRDYYTNFDIDLSQVIFIATANDISTIPAPLRDRMEFIAVSSYTPQEKLEIAKKYLIPQELQKHGLSAQDIKLSVSALKEVIEKYTREAGVRNLRHKIAQIMRKSAKLILQGSQSVHITPRNLGEFLDKIVFEISPADKKNLIGIVNGLAWTSVGGDVLKIEAIKIKGKGALTLTGSLGDVMKESAHIAHSVVKVLIDKKILKVKEHGKTPIYQNYDIHLHVPEGATPKDGPSAGIAMACVIASILTESKIYASVAMTGELTLQGNVLPIGGLREKLIAAHKAGIKTALIPQKNYERDLKDIPKEVLEKLQIIGVSDIKEVLHLALVV; encoded by the coding sequence ATGAATTTGAATGATAATTTTCCCATGACTATACCGCTTCTCGTAGAAGATGAGCTATTTATATATCCTTTTATGATTGCGCCGCTTTTTATTAATGATGATAGTAATATAAAGGCTGCGGATAAAGCCATAAAGGGCAATAGCCTTGTATTTATTAGCTCCACACGCAGCGACAATGCGCAGGCTTTTTATAATGTGGGCGTGATAGGCTCGATTATGCGCAAAGTTGCTTTGCCCGATGGGCGCGTGAAGCTGCTCTTTAAAGGCTTATATCGAGGTAAGATTTTAAAACTTATCCAATCGCCCAAAGAGCCGCTGCAGGTGGAAGTGGATATGATTCGCTATAAAGAATATGATGCTAATAAAATGAATGCGCTCCTGCAAGTTTTGCGCGAGAAAGTGCGGCATTTGGCTAATCTTGATGGGCATTTCCCGCCAGATTTATTAAAAAGCATTGAGGAAAATCACGAGCCTAATCGCATTGTTGATTTAATCGCCTCTGCTATGCGCCTCTCAAAAGAGCAAGCCTATGAGCTTTTTGCTAAAGATGATGTAGAAGAGCGCGTGCTAGGGCTTATTGAGTATATCATCGAGGAGACGCAAGCCCAAAAGTTGCAAAAAGAGATTAAAAATAAAGTGCATAATAAAATGGAGCAAGTCAATAAGGAATATTTCCTAAAAGAGCAGCTCAAGCAGATTCAAAAAGAGCTTGGCACAGACAATGTGCGCGATGAGGAAATGGAGCAGTATCAAGAAAAATTAAATGCCCTAAAGCCCTATATGAGCGAGAATGCTTATAAAGAAGTGCATAAGCAGATTAAGCGTCTCTCTCGCATGCATCAAGATAGTGGTGATGCTAATATTTTGCAAAATTACATCGAATGGGTGCTTGAAATCCCCTTTGATAAATATGCTAAGGAAAAATTATCCATTCAAAAAGTGGCAAAGCAGTTGGATTTAGACCATTATTCTTTGCAAAAGCCAAAAGAGCGCATTATTGAGTATTTTGCCGTGCGCGAGCTTATCGCTAAGCGCGCAGATTCTATAAATGAGAGACATACAGAATCTAAAGCCCAATTCGTTATAGAATCTAGAAAACGCGCGGATAAAAAACATATAGAATCTAAAGACATAAGCAAATATGAAAAAGGCACGATTTTATGCTTTTATGGACCGCCGGGCGTGGGTAAGACAAGCCTTGCAAACTCCATTGCCAAAGCCATTAAGCGCCAGCTTGTGCGCATAGCACTTGGCGGCTTAGAAGATGTAAATGAATTACGCGGACATCGCCGCACTTATATTGGCGCTATGCCCGGGCGCATCGTGCAGGGCTTAATTGAGGCAAAGGAGATGAATCCTGTCATTGTGCTTGATGAGGTAGATAAGGTAGGCAGGAGCTATCGCGGCGACCCTACAAGCGTGCTGCTTGAGATTTTAGACCCGGAGCAAAATCACGCTTTTAGGGATTATTACACAAATTTTGATATTGATTTATCGCAAGTAATTTTTATTGCAACAGCAAATGATATATCTACAATCCCCGCACCCTTGCGCGATAGAATGGAATTTATTGCCGTTTCATCATACACGCCGCAAGAAAAACTAGAAATTGCTAAAAAATATCTTATCCCACAAGAGCTGCAAAAGCATGGCTTAAGCGCGCAGGATATAAAGCTAAGTGTAAGTGCGCTTAAAGAAGTGATTGAAAAATACACGCGTGAAGCGGGCGTGAGAAATCTGCGCCACAAAATTGCTCAAATTATGCGCAAAAGTGCCAAACTTATCTTGCAAGGAAGTCAATCTGTGCATATCACGCCGCGCAATCTTGGGGAGTTCCTTGATAAAATTGTCTTTGAAATCTCGCCTGCGGATAAGAAAAATCTTATCGGTATAGTCAATGGCTTAGCTTGGACGAGTGTGGGTGGTGATGTGCTAAAGATTGAAGCCATTAAGATTAAAGGTAAAGGTGCGCTCACACTCACAGGCAGCCTTGGTGATGTGATGAAAGAATCTGCACACATCGCGCATTCTGTGGTAAAAGTGCTGATTGATAAAAAGATTTTAAAAGTCAAAGAGCATGGCAAAACACCTATTTATCAAAATTATGATATTCACTTGCATGTGCCAGAGGGTGCTACGCCAAAAGATGGTCCAAGTGCGGGCATTGCTATGGCTTGCGTGATAGCCTCTATTTTGACAGAATCTAAAATCTATGCAAGTGTGGCAATGACGGGCGAACTGACATTACAAGGTAATGTGTTGCCTATTGGCGGCTTGCGTGAAAAGCTTATCGCTGCACATAAAGCAGGCATTAAAACAGCACTTATTCCGCAGAAAAACTATGAGCGGGATTTGAAAGATATACCAAAAGAGGTGCTTGAAAAACTACAAATTATTGGTGTGAGTGATATTAAAGAGGTGCTTCATCTTGCCCTTGTGGTGTGA
- a CDS encoding dioxygenase: protein MTQLSDIYQPTFSIRSRFYRHFALVLKNSDACVMIESTQKMPVVFIGHGSPMNAIESHLTTQNWERLGQILRQHFAPRAILGISAHWATNGLFINNSPHLRQIYDMYGFPQALYDLTYEASSDEQIAQIIMHSLKDWEIRVDNTWGLDHGLWSVLCRIYPQPSHKSAHTLDSINIHTPPIIPLSINLNISLAQQLRLGEVLRFLRQKGVLILASGNIVHNLALLSWTAQNEGYEWARAFDVGIKHCILRRDFNAVVDYKTLKGSNKSFVTLEHFIPLLIALGASEAQDKIIVFNEAYNFGALAMTSYIFTESSAFEGVFLS, encoded by the coding sequence ATGACACAGCTGAGCGATATTTATCAACCGACCTTTTCAATACGCTCTAGATTCTATCGCCATTTCGCGTTAGTTCTTAAAAACAGCGATGCATGTGTAATGATAGAATCTACACAAAAAATGCCCGTTGTATTCATAGGGCATGGCTCTCCTATGAATGCTATAGAATCTCATCTTACCACGCAGAATTGGGAGCGTTTGGGGCAGATTCTAAGGCAGCATTTTGCGCCACGTGCTATACTTGGTATATCCGCGCATTGGGCTACAAATGGGCTTTTTATCAATAATAGCCCACACCTTAGGCAAATTTATGATATGTATGGCTTCCCACAGGCGTTGTATGACCTCACATACGAGGCAAGTAGCGATGAGCAAATCGCACAGATAATTATGCACTCTCTTAAGGATTGGGAAATACGCGTTGATAATACTTGGGGACTAGACCATGGGCTTTGGAGTGTGCTATGCAGAATCTATCCACAGCCCTCACACAAGTCTGCGCATACGCTAGATTCTATAAATATTCACACACCGCCCATCATTCCGCTAAGTATAAATCTTAATATAAGCTTAGCGCAGCAATTAAGGCTTGGTGAGGTGTTGCGCTTTTTGCGCCAAAAGGGTGTGCTAATTTTGGCAAGTGGAAATATCGTGCATAATCTAGCGCTTTTGTCTTGGACGGCGCAAAATGAGGGCTATGAGTGGGCTAGGGCATTTGATGTGGGCATTAAGCATTGTATCTTAAGGCGCGATTTTAATGCGGTTGTGGATTATAAGACACTTAAAGGCAGCAATAAAAGCTTTGTTACACTAGAGCATTTTATTCCGCTGCTTATTGCGCTTGGGGCGAGTGAAGCGCAAGATAAGATAATTGTCTTTAATGAGGCATATAATTTTGGCGCACTTGCTATGACTTCATATATTTTTACAGAATCTAGCGCTTTTGAGGGGGTGTTTTTAAGCTAA
- the metG gene encoding methionine--tRNA ligase yields the protein MQEKVFITSPIYYVNDIPHIGHAYTTILCDMLKKFYALQGKDVLFLTGTDEHGQKIEQSANKHHQSPQSYADSISLRFRELWDNFGLDYDIFVRTTDANHCLCVQKAFAFMYDKGDIYKGSYEGHYCISCESFFTQTQLGSGNTCPDCGKPTQVVQEESYFFALSKYQERLLAHYEANPHMIAPSFRQNEVISFIKEGLNDLSITRTSFEWGVPLPQNIAQKNDKKHVMYVWLDALLSYISPLGYMQDNAQMAYWHNATHFVGKDILRFHAVYWLAFLMSLELPLPRHIYAHGWWTKDGAKMSKSIGNVINPQEVASAYGIESFRYFLMREMPFGQDGDFSQKALIERINAELGNDVGNLLNRLQGMSEKYFNLQLDSKDIPAYFNDELKKLYALTQSVQEKMPQMQPHRYIEELWKIFKLGNHIITQYEPWALVKANKDKEAMALLALVANILAQGSLLLYPIMPETASKIALALNIEINAKNFAHFITHKALLEPFSLNKTPMLFPRIESPLIIESSADSKLDSINAKTPNTQAARLDSINTSHTSEEGANIVDIKDFSKLDIRIGTIVECTALKKSQKLLKLLVDIGEAKPRQILSGIAQYYSPTSLIGRQICLIVNLKPAKLMGELSEGMILASKDENGLSLLGIDSPRANGSKVS from the coding sequence ATGCAAGAAAAAGTATTTATCACCTCCCCTATTTATTATGTCAATGATATTCCCCATATTGGGCATGCCTACACGACTATTTTATGCGATATGCTGAAAAAATTCTATGCACTGCAGGGTAAAGATGTGCTATTTCTTACCGGCACAGATGAGCATGGGCAGAAAATTGAGCAATCTGCCAATAAACACCACCAAAGCCCGCAGAGCTATGCAGATTCTATAAGCTTGCGTTTTCGCGAGTTATGGGATAATTTTGGGCTAGATTATGATATTTTTGTGCGCACCACTGATGCAAATCACTGCCTATGCGTGCAGAAAGCCTTTGCATTTATGTATGATAAGGGCGATATTTACAAAGGTAGCTATGAGGGGCATTACTGCATATCGTGTGAGAGCTTTTTTACCCAAACGCAGCTAGGGAGCGGTAATACCTGCCCAGATTGCGGCAAACCTACGCAGGTTGTGCAAGAGGAGAGCTATTTTTTTGCCCTAAGCAAATATCAAGAGCGCCTTTTAGCCCATTATGAGGCTAATCCCCATATGATTGCGCCCTCATTTCGCCAAAATGAAGTCATAAGCTTTATTAAAGAAGGGCTAAATGACTTATCTATCACACGCACAAGCTTTGAATGGGGTGTGCCGCTGCCGCAAAATATCGCGCAAAAAAATGACAAAAAGCATGTGATGTATGTATGGCTTGATGCGCTTTTAAGCTACATAAGCCCGCTAGGCTATATGCAAGATAATGCACAAATGGCGTATTGGCACAATGCTACGCATTTTGTGGGCAAAGATATTTTGCGCTTTCATGCAGTCTATTGGCTTGCATTTTTAATGAGCCTTGAGCTGCCCTTGCCGCGCCATATTTATGCGCATGGTTGGTGGACAAAAGATGGCGCAAAGATGAGTAAAAGCATTGGCAATGTGATTAATCCACAAGAAGTTGCTAGCGCGTACGGTATAGAATCTTTTCGCTATTTTCTTATGCGTGAAATGCCCTTTGGGCAAGATGGTGACTTTAGCCAAAAGGCATTGATTGAGCGCATTAATGCCGAACTTGGCAATGATGTGGGCAATCTGCTTAATCGCTTGCAAGGTATGAGTGAGAAATATTTTAACTTGCAGCTAGATTCTAAAGACATACCTGCTTATTTTAATGATGAGCTTAAAAAGCTTTATGCGCTCACTCAAAGCGTGCAAGAGAAAATGCCCCAAATGCAGCCACACCGCTACATTGAAGAGCTATGGAAAATCTTTAAATTGGGCAATCATATCATTACACAATATGAGCCTTGGGCGCTAGTCAAAGCCAATAAAGATAAAGAGGCTATGGCGCTACTCGCGCTTGTGGCAAATATCTTAGCGCAAGGTAGCCTTTTGCTTTATCCTATTATGCCAGAGACGGCTAGCAAAATCGCACTCGCGCTAAATATTGAGATAAATGCTAAAAACTTCGCGCACTTTATCACGCATAAAGCACTGCTTGAGCCTTTTAGCCTAAATAAAACACCCATGCTTTTCCCGCGCATAGAATCTCCGCTCATTATAGAATCTAGCGCGGATTCTAAACTAGATTCTATAAACGCCAAAACCCCTAACACACAAGCTGCGCGCCTAGATTCTATAAATACCTCCCATACGAGTGAAGAGGGCGCAAATATTGTAGATATTAAAGATTTTAGCAAGCTTGATATACGCATAGGCACGATTGTAGAATGCACAGCCCTAAAAAAAAGCCAAAAACTTTTAAAGCTTTTAGTCGATATTGGTGAAGCAAAGCCGCGGCAGATTCTATCAGGCATTGCGCAGTATTATTCGCCAACTTCACTCATAGGCAGGCAAATATGCCTTATTGTAAATCTCAAACCCGCCAAGCTTATGGGCGAGCTAAGTGAGGGAATGATACTTGCTAGTAAAGATGAAAATGGCTTATCCTTGCTAGGTATAGACAGCCCAAGAGCCAATGGGAGTAAGGTGAGCTAA
- the cysK gene encoding cysteine synthase A codes for MKIASNITDIIGNTPILRLHQFAPNLYGKCEFLNPSHSVKDRPAFGMIKQALDDGKINKDTLIVECTSGNMGISLAMICASLGLKITITMPESMSIERRKMIAFFGANLVLTPASEGMKGALNRAQEILESTPNAFMPSQFENLANKEMHKRTTAIEIYESFEGKLDYFVAGFGTGGTISGVGEVLKEKIKGIQIIGIEPAASPLLSKGQAGPHKIQGIGANFIPGILNRDVIDAIECVENDEAIATAQELGRAGIMVGISSGGNVAIARKIAKAHPDKTVLTVLNDTAERYLSTDLFNTL; via the coding sequence ATGAAAATTGCAAGTAACATCACAGACATTATTGGTAACACCCCTATCCTACGACTTCATCAGTTCGCACCTAATTTGTATGGCAAATGCGAGTTTTTAAACCCTAGCCATTCAGTTAAAGACAGACCCGCATTTGGTATGATTAAGCAAGCACTTGATGATGGTAAAATTAATAAAGATACGCTTATTGTGGAATGCACTAGCGGGAATATGGGTATTTCGCTAGCGATGATTTGTGCTTCGCTTGGGCTAAAAATCACTATCACCATGCCAGAATCTATGAGTATTGAGCGGCGCAAAATGATAGCCTTTTTTGGCGCAAATCTTGTGCTAACACCCGCAAGTGAAGGAATGAAAGGCGCACTTAATCGCGCTCAAGAGATTTTAGAATCTACGCCAAATGCCTTTATGCCAAGCCAGTTTGAAAATCTAGCCAATAAAGAAATGCATAAGCGCACGACAGCTATTGAAATTTATGAGAGCTTTGAGGGCAAACTTGATTATTTTGTGGCAGGATTTGGCACAGGCGGCACGATTAGCGGCGTTGGCGAAGTGTTAAAAGAAAAGATTAAAGGCATTCAAATCATTGGCATAGAGCCAGCGGCTTCACCGCTTTTGAGCAAAGGACAGGCAGGACCGCACAAGATTCAAGGTATCGGGGCGAATTTTATCCCGGGTATTTTAAATCGCGATGTGATAGACGCTATTGAATGCGTGGAAAATGATGAGGCTATCGCTACAGCGCAGGAGTTAGGGAGAGCGGGCATAATGGTTGGTATTTCAAGCGGTGGCAATGTGGCTATCGCGCGCAAAATTGCTAAAGCCCACCCTGATAAAACGGTGCTTACCGTGCTTAATGACACAGCTGAGCGATATTTATCAACCGACCTTTTCAATACGCTCTAG
- a CDS encoding thioesterase — MPDDGLNEEVVNIPLENSDLEVCTSMPANIVGELVELYRHKAVVKFVPNERMIMDESKMIHAGFVFNSASYAAMAAINKKYSVLIASDVKFLAPIELGHEVIFKAEAIQSDTKKCEVKVEGYLLDIKIFDSIFHIAVFDKKIFKLRFKDDE, encoded by the coding sequence ATGCCAGATGATGGATTAAATGAAGAAGTAGTAAATATCCCACTTGAAAATAGTGATTTAGAAGTCTGCACAAGTATGCCTGCAAATATTGTGGGCGAGCTTGTGGAGCTGTATCGTCATAAAGCTGTTGTGAAATTTGTCCCCAATGAGCGTATGATAATGGATGAGAGTAAAATGATACACGCAGGCTTTGTCTTTAACTCTGCAAGCTATGCTGCAATGGCTGCGATTAATAAAAAATATAGCGTGCTTATTGCCTCTGATGTGAAGTTTCTAGCGCCTATTGAGCTAGGGCATGAGGTTATTTTTAAGGCCGAAGCCATTCAAAGCGATACTAAAAAATGTGAAGTTAAGGTTGAGGGCTACTTGCTTGATATTAAAATTTTTGATTCTATCTTTCACATTGCTGTTTTTGATAAAAAAATATTTAAACTTCGCTTCAAAGATGATGAGTGA